The Ficedula albicollis isolate OC2 chromosome 1, FicAlb1.5, whole genome shotgun sequence nucleotide sequence TAACTATGCAAATTCTTTTGTTGTAGGCTTTTCTGGGAAATATAACCAAGTATCTCTCCTTTTTAAtacaggagctgctcagggtgaTGAGGACAATCGATGATAGAATTGTTCATGAGCTAAATACTACGATTCCAACAGCTTCCTTTGTGGGGAAAGTTGATCCTGGCCAGACGTGTAAAGAGCTGTACGAATCTGTGAGTGTACACGCCTTCCAGTTTCAGCTCCCTTCCTTGCTCTGTCATGTGCAATGGTCAGTAAAGCATCCTCAGTGTCTGAGGAAAGCACTGCCTTTGTAGATCCTGCTTGGTATATTCCTAACCGTGCTGCTTAACATCTCCACACACTGCTCCACTGCAAAACCACGCGGGGAAGTTTTTTGTTCTGCAATATTGATCCTTTGATGATCTTTTAAAAAGGGTGCTTGCTTTTCCTGCCGCTCTACAAGACTCCTTGTGTTTACCTTTGACTTTTGATCAACTTGGTAAGAGCAAGAACGACAGGATAGTCTGAGCcgagagcagctgctgcttaaAGCAGTATTGTTTCCCACATGTGGATTATGAATTCAAAGGGGTTTCTGTAGGCACAGTGATACCATTACTTTAGAAAGTGTCTCTTTAAACTTATAACTAGGAGGTTTTTATTCTCTAATGAGTCACTGCgactttctttctctccccacTTAGTTGATGGATGCTCACACcaagagagaaagaatcatCAAAAACTGCATCTCTCAGACTTCCGCTGTAGTGAAAACTCTtaaagaagagagggaaaaggccCCTGAAGATGCAGCATTATTAAAGCAACTCAGGAAAGAGCAGACAAAGGTGAGTGGTGGAGCCTTCTAGAGATCATTTATAGAGGAAGAAGTGGGTATCTTTCCCAAATGGGAAGACCAGTGTGTGATAGAAGGAACCTGAGGTGGATCCTGAGTCAAGCAGTCTTTTCCAAGATTCTTGTTAGCTCTTGTTGGGTcttgtgaaaattattttcccaaggCCTCAAGGCAGAGAGCTGCTTTTATCCTGCAAGTGGAGCATTTCCTGAGATTCTTTTACACAAATGCTGTAGAAGAACACACATTCTTTACCATGGTTAATTCTAACCTTCACAGACTGACTCCGAGTCACAGCTTAACTTTTCCTGTTCTCTACAAGATGCTTCCAGGCAACCTTGAATTCCACTTACACaatgtttttgctgtttggtgTTTCTTGGATTAATATTTGGAGTACCTTGTGATGGTGGGAGAGAGGTTTGCATACGGAATTCTAATGTGCAAATGCCCTCTCAACCTTCTGGCCTCTGGGTGGAAAGTGTACTTTACCAGAGGTGACCACAGGGGATTGAGTATCAGAAGTGGAGAAGGGAATCCCACTCAAGTTCTCATCCCACTTCCAGGGCCCCTTTTGGCTAAGGAAAAGGATACTGAGAGAACCATGTGGTAGATGAGCAGTTTTATTCTTAAAGCCTCACTTACTGGACTGCTAACAAGCATGGATATTAGTTAGGAAAACTAGAGTGGTAGCTTAGTATTTTCTACAGATTTTGTTAACAGAGCCAGTTCTTTAAATCATTTAGTTACTGAGCCTGAAATCTCTCACTGGAAACACTGGGAGCATCACAATGATAGTGTTTAATGATTGGAGGTGCTTCAAATGTTAAAAGCAATCCATGATTTAGAAACATCTCAGAAATTTTTTATGAGATCACccctgagctttttttttttttagttttaagaGTGGGAATTTCAAATATCTATTCACTTGCTTGCAATACACATCTCTTTTCCCTTGTTATGTGTGTTTCTCTCATCCTGCTAGGTGTACATCTTGGAAGACTTCATGCAAAATTATTACTTCTAGGTCACTAAATGAGAAAACTTGGAGCAGTAGTTTCTTTAAAGTGCTAAAGATCCTCTGAGTGTTTATTTTATAGAGACTTATCCTGGTCCTCAGAAATTTTTTATGAGATCACccctgagctttttttttttttagttttaagaGTGGGAATTTCAAATATCTATTCACTTGCTTGCAATACACATCTCTTTTCCCTTGTTATGTGTGTTTCTCTCATCCTGCTAGGTGTACATCTTGGAAGACTTCATGCAAAATTATTACTTCTAGGTCACTAAATGAGAAAACTTGGAGCAGTAGTTTCTTTAAAGTGCTAAAGATCCTCTGAGTGTTTATTTTATAGAGACTTATCCTGGTCGTCCAGTCACTCTGGATGCTGGATTGTTATTTCAAACATATTGAagtcctgctgagctggggaaaGTGCATCCAATGACTGTtagcagctctgtgtccctggaTATCTTGCCTGGAAAGTTTTTTGTGGCATCGCTGTCTTGGCTTGCACCTGTTCACCAGGCCTCTAATTGGAACCATGTATTGAAAATGGATAAACTCTGACTCAGTCTGTCGTGTTAAAGACTCTAACAAGAAGGCATCCTAAATTTGGGCAAAAATGGCAGATGGTTCTTAAACGTACTGTTGCTTCAGGACCAAATTACCTGAACACCACTGTCATACCTGCCCCTCAGGGTTTCTAATAGATGTGAGACAAAGAGATTCTTATCCTTCTCATGGGTCAAGTGAGTGCTCAAGAACTGTGTATTGGTGGTAGTTCTTGCCAGAGCTTTTGCATCTGTGTAGAGCTGATTTGTCCTTCAGTGATGACATAAAATATTAGCTGGTTCAGATGGCATGAACAACACGTGCTCAGACTGCAGACCCTTTTTGGTCAGTGCACTGAGTAGATGGCAAATGAAGCAGAGAGCGTCTGTTCATAACCTTAGTTTAAAATCCACGATCCTAGCTGGATTCCTAGCTTCACCAGCTTCTTATATGAATCCAATAATGCAGGAGTGGCAACTCAAGGCTGCAGAGCTAACCCCAACCCTGGTATTCCCTGTGCTGAGTGCTTGAATTAGGTGCAGTTATTTGTGCCTGTGAAGCCATCAATGTTAATTAGTTAATTGTTAGCAAATCTTGATGGGCATTATTTAGGAATAGAGCGTGAGTAATCAGGATCTACTGCCAGGCTTGCTTTGTGAGTCTGCCTTCACTGTGCCCTTGCAGACTTGTGTGTGCCCTGAGCATTGGCTGACTGGAAAGGCCAGGCTCTTGGACTTTGATTTGCACCATCAGGGGAGGTGTGCACCTGGTGCTGGGGTTGAGAGCTGGATAGTTGCAATGGTAGTAAATACTGAAGGCTGCAGGGAGACCTGTT carries:
- the CCDC58 gene encoding coiled-coil domain-containing protein 58, yielding MRTIDDRIVHELNTTIPTASFVGKVDPGQTCKELYESLMDAHTKRERIIKNCISQTSAVVKTLKEEREKAPEDAALLKQLRKEQTKLKLMQSELNVEEVVNDRSWKVFNERCRIHYKPPKSQ